A section of the Cololabis saira isolate AMF1-May2022 chromosome 16, fColSai1.1, whole genome shotgun sequence genome encodes:
- the LOC133462609 gene encoding uncharacterized protein LOC133462609 isoform X1, with the protein MIQAFNSPTFLNNNGRRSSSMNVLGIWWCVMCTLVSVGPSGCVNEADFEVEYGDDYGNEISLDQQEAGHRASDTIFLSSDAGESPAIPSHADVSRWDKLFIALEDSHMRQNMLLESLEPCCGGVHALRTQVDKLAKGTCQHSAPDLASACRAQAEQASLRLHHSLKELREEGAERERRINATLQMILHSRREDDARVTLFGETSTWPDSTEVHRPTPRPGPLGRVFSSVIKLFPSTLKEQEAPSQVDLIAVKRELVTIATGLQRVHLQLRKVIEQAGLREDRGDA; encoded by the exons ATGATACAAGCGTTTAATTCCCCAACATTTCTAAACAACAACGGACGCCGCAGCTCCAGCATGAATGTCCTTGGGATCTGGTGGTGTGTGATGTGCACGCTCGTCTCTGTGGGTCCGTCTGGGTGTGTGAATGAGGCCGACTTTGAAGTAGAGTACGGAGACGACTATGGCAATGAGATCTCCCTGGACCAGCAGGAGG CTGGGCATCGAGCCTCTGATACCATCTTTTTGAGCTCAGATGCTG GGGAGTCTCCAGCCATCCCGAGCCATGCAGATGTGTCCCGCTGGGATAAGCTTTTCATCGCTCTGGAGGACTCCCATATGAGGCAGAACATGCTGCTGGAATCCCTGGAGCCGTGCTGTGGAGGTGTGCACGCTCTGCGGACCCAGGTAGACAAACTGGCCAAGGGGACGTGTCAGCACTCTGCACCCGACCTGGCCTCGGCCTGCAGGGCACAAGCAGAGCAGGCCAGTCTCAGGCTGCATCACAGCCTGAAGGAGCTCCGGGAGGAAGGagcagagagggagaggagaatCAACGCCACCTTACAGATGATCCTGCACAGCAGACGGGAGGACGATGCTCGAGTCACGCTCTTTGGGGAAACATCGACTTGGCCAGACAGCACGGAGGTCCACCGGCCAACACCGAGACCCGGACCTTTGGGGAGGGTTTTCAGCTCGGTGATTAAACTGTTTCCATCTACCCTGAAGGAGCAGGAAGCACCTTCACAAGTGGACCTGATTGCAGTGAAAAGGGAGCTGGTTACTATAGCAACAGGGCTTCAGAGGGTTCACCTGCAGCTCAGGAAAGTGATAGAGCAGGCAGGGCTGAGGGAGGACAGGGGAGATGCGTGA
- the LOC133462609 gene encoding uncharacterized protein LOC133462609 isoform X2 encodes MIQAFNSPTFLNNNGRRSSSMNVLGIWWCVMCTLVSVGPSGCVNEADFEVEYGDDYGNEISLDQQEGESPAIPSHADVSRWDKLFIALEDSHMRQNMLLESLEPCCGGVHALRTQVDKLAKGTCQHSAPDLASACRAQAEQASLRLHHSLKELREEGAERERRINATLQMILHSRREDDARVTLFGETSTWPDSTEVHRPTPRPGPLGRVFSSVIKLFPSTLKEQEAPSQVDLIAVKRELVTIATGLQRVHLQLRKVIEQAGLREDRGDA; translated from the exons ATGATACAAGCGTTTAATTCCCCAACATTTCTAAACAACAACGGACGCCGCAGCTCCAGCATGAATGTCCTTGGGATCTGGTGGTGTGTGATGTGCACGCTCGTCTCTGTGGGTCCGTCTGGGTGTGTGAATGAGGCCGACTTTGAAGTAGAGTACGGAGACGACTATGGCAATGAGATCTCCCTGGACCAGCAGGAGG GGGAGTCTCCAGCCATCCCGAGCCATGCAGATGTGTCCCGCTGGGATAAGCTTTTCATCGCTCTGGAGGACTCCCATATGAGGCAGAACATGCTGCTGGAATCCCTGGAGCCGTGCTGTGGAGGTGTGCACGCTCTGCGGACCCAGGTAGACAAACTGGCCAAGGGGACGTGTCAGCACTCTGCACCCGACCTGGCCTCGGCCTGCAGGGCACAAGCAGAGCAGGCCAGTCTCAGGCTGCATCACAGCCTGAAGGAGCTCCGGGAGGAAGGagcagagagggagaggagaatCAACGCCACCTTACAGATGATCCTGCACAGCAGACGGGAGGACGATGCTCGAGTCACGCTCTTTGGGGAAACATCGACTTGGCCAGACAGCACGGAGGTCCACCGGCCAACACCGAGACCCGGACCTTTGGGGAGGGTTTTCAGCTCGGTGATTAAACTGTTTCCATCTACCCTGAAGGAGCAGGAAGCACCTTCACAAGTGGACCTGATTGCAGTGAAAAGGGAGCTGGTTACTATAGCAACAGGGCTTCAGAGGGTTCACCTGCAGCTCAGGAAAGTGATAGAGCAGGCAGGGCTGAGGGAGGACAGGGGAGATGCGTGA